The Triticum aestivum cultivar Chinese Spring chromosome 7B, IWGSC CS RefSeq v2.1, whole genome shotgun sequence genome window below encodes:
- the LOC123159098 gene encoding uncharacterized protein, translated as MLRLRRCVLTQLLSSRSASPVSQLRRLISAAAPVVSPNPSFAVENYLVDTCGLTGAQALKASAKLNHLRSPSNPDAVLAFLAGLGLSSAHIAALVAKDPKFLCAGVERTLAPVVVGLTGLGLSHPEIARLVSLGGAQFRCRSIVSSLQYYLHLFGSAEKLFRVKYGSCLLSSDLELVIKPNVAFLEECGLGACDIAKLCTYAPWLLSTKLERLQAMVACAEGIGVPRGSGMFRQALQVAFYGEENITAKVDHLKNMFRWSDAEVRIAVSKAPMVLTLSKDLLQRKSEFLVSEVGLEPAYMAHRLTLLTCSLEGRLRPWYYAVKFLKENGLLDHGRDYYAAVVLREKVFMEKFICPHKKAAPQLAEDYAAACRGEVPARFRFT; from the coding sequence atgctcCGGCTTCGGCGCTGCGTCCTCACCCAGCTCCTCTCGTCTCGGTCCGCCTCTCCCGTCTCCCAGCTCCGCCGCCTCATCTCTGCCGCCGCGCCCGTCGTCTCCCCGAACCCTAGCTTCGCGGTGGAGAACTACCTCGTCGACACCTGCGGCCTCACCGGGGCCCAGGCGCTCAAGGCCTCCGCCAAGCTCAACCACCTCAGGTCCCCCTCTAATCCCGACGCCGtcctcgccttcctcgccggcctcggcctctccAGCGCTCACATCGCCGCCCTCGTCGCCAAGGACCCCAAGTTCCTCTGCGCCGGCGTAGAGAGGACCCTGGCCCCCGTCGTCGTCGGGCTCACCGGCCTCGGCCTCTCGCATCCTGAGATCGCGCGCCTCGTCTCGCTCGGCGGCGCCCAGTTCCGTTGTAGATCCATCGTCTCCAGCCTACAGTACTACCTGCACCTCTTCGGCTCCGCCGAGAAGCTCTTCCGGGTCAAGTATGGCTCCTGCCTTCTCTCGTCCGACCTTGAGCTTGTGATCAAGCCCAACGTCGCGTTCCTGGAGGAGTGCGGGCTGGGCGCTTGCGATATTGCCAAGCTGTGCACCTACGCGCCATGGTTGCTTAGCACCAAGCTGGAGCGTCTCCAGGCAATGGTTGCATGCGCCGAAGGTATAGGCGTGCCTCGGGGCTCTGGGATGTTCAGGCAGGCGCTGCAGGTCGCATTCTACGGCGAGGAGAATATCACAGCCAAAGTGGACCACTTGAAGAACATGTTCAGGTGGTCGGATGCTGAGGTGCGCATTGCTGTTTCCAAAGCTCCAATGGTGCTGACTTTGTCCAAGGACCTGCTGCAGAGGAAGTCAGAGTTCCTGGTCTCTGAAGTTGGGTTGGAACCGGCATACATGGCTCATCGGTTGACATTGCTCACTTGCAGCCTAGAGGGCCGGCTAAGGCCCTGGTACTATGCTGTAAAGTTTCTTAAGGAAAATGGATTGCTAGATCATGGACGAGACTACTATGCTGCAGTCGTGCTGCGCGAGAAGGTATTCATGGAGAAGTTCATATGCCCTCACAAGAAAGCTGCACCGCAACTCGCCGAAGACTATGCAGCAGCTTGCAGAGGGGAAGTGCCGGCTAGATTCAGATTTACATGA